The window GGAGGCGCTGCGCATCAGCGAGCGCGCCGCCAAGGCGGTGTACGTCCATTCCCATATGGATGAAGAGACCTTCGACGTCGAACGCGTGAAGCAGTGCTGCGACAGCAACTGCTACGCCGACGGCAGCAGCATCCCCGTGTGTAACTACAACATCCTGTACCGCGAAAAAGAGAGCCGCTTCATGCAGCAGCCGAAGGACTGGCAACGCGACGGAGGTCGCCGACTGCCGCTGATCCAGCCAGGGGCGCACGGTGGCTGAGCGCCTGGCTGGCAAGCGCTGCCTGGTGACTGGCGGCTCGCGTGGCCTCGGTCGCGCCCTGTGCGAAGCCATGGCCCGCGAAGGCGCACGCGTCGCCTTCACCTACTCCGAAGACGACCAAGACGCAGAGGACGCTCGCAACGCGATCGCAGCGCTGGGGAGCGAGCCGCGGGTGTTCAAGGGCTCCGTCGCAGACTCCGCGCACGTGCAGCGCGTGATCAAGGAGCTGGTAACTGACTGGCAAGGCATCGACGTGTTGGTGAACAACGCCGGCATCACCCAGGTGCTGCCCATCGCGCTGCTCGATGAAGCCGATTGGGACCTCGTGATGGACGTCAACGTCAAGGGCGCCTACCTGATGAGCCGCGCGGTGCTGCGCCACATGATCAAGCAGAAGCGCGGCCACATCTTGAACATCGGTAACTTCGCTTCGGAGCGGGTGATCGAAGCCCCGGTGCACTACGCCGCGAGTAAAGCCGCGCTGCGCGGTTTCACCGAAGCGCTCGCGCGTGAGGTCGGGCGCTACAACGTGCAGGTCAACTTGCTCGCGCCGGGGCTGCTCGAGACCGGCATGGGACAGGCGCTGCCGCTCCACCGCAAGAAGGAGTACCTCGAACAGTGCGCCCTCGGACGCTTTGGCACCACGCAGGAGCTGGCGGAGCTGTGCGTATTCTTGTTGAGCGATGAAAACCAGCTGATGCACGGCGCGAAGCTCGTCGTGGACGGCGCACTGTAAGAGGCTGAATCAACCCTCACCCGAGCCCCCGATGGAAGACTACAAGGACCTCCTGCGCCACGGCTTCGATGAGTACCGTGACTTCATCAACCCGCTGATCTCCGAGCGCGCCGCCTTGGCGGGAGAGCCGCTCAAGGTGATCCGCACGGAAGAGGGCCGCATCGCCACGGCCAAGTCGGACTGGATCGAAGATCTCCACGGCACCCAGGCCTTTGGCCACAAGCCAGCGCCCATCATTCAGGCCATGCGTGAATACCTGGAGAGCGACGCGCCCTCCTGGTACCCCGCGCGGGTCAATCCGTTTGCGGGGCGCCTCGCGCGGCGCCTCGCTGAGCGCACCGGCTACGACAACGCGTTCTTCGGTTGCACCGGTAGTGACGCCGTGGAGGCGGCGCTCAAGCTCTCGCGGGCGCTCACGAAGCGGCCCAAGCTCTTGGCGCTGACGGGCGGCTACCATGGCTGCTCCTACGGCAGCGTGAGCCTGATGTCCCCAGGCTACCTGAGAGATCCCTTCGCTCCGTTCGTCGAGGGCGCAGCGCATCTCGAGTTCGGCGACGTGGACGCGCTACGCAGCGCCCTGCGGGCGGAAGACGTCGCCTGTGTCGTCGTCGAGCCGATTCAAGGTGAAGGTGGCGTTCGCGCGTTACCTCGAGGATATATCGAAGCGCTGTGTGAGTTGACCAAAAAGCACGGCACGCTCTTGGTGGCCGATGAAGTACAAACCGGTCTCGGACGCGCGGGACAGGGCTTTTTGGCTTCGGAGCGCTGGCCCCGGCGCCCGGACATCGCGCTGCTCGCGAAGCACCTCGGCGGCGGCCTGATGCCCATCAGCGCCATGCTCACGCGACGCGAGCTCTTCGAGCAGGCCTATGGCGCGCACTTCGCCAGCGGGGAGAGCCACAACACCACCATGGGCTTCAATGCCCTGAGCGCCGTTGCGGCCCTCAGCGCTCTCGAGCTACTGACGCCGGAGCTCATGACGCGGGTGATCGATCTGGGCGCACGCTTCAAGCTGGAGCTCGCGACCGCACTGAAGAGCTCGCCGCTGGTGCGCGAGGTGCGCGGCTCGGGCTTCATGCTCGGTGTCTCCTTGGACAGCCTGGATCACCCGTGGCTGTCCTTCGAACACTTTGGCTTCAGCGACCTCAAACACAAGAGCGTGATGGCGCCCCTCGTGTGTCACCGCTTGTATCCGCGTGGTTACTTTGCCTTCTCCTGCGGACATGACTGGAGCATCCTGCGCATGCAGCCCCGCTTCAACATCCCTGAGGAGCGGCTGTTGGCGATCCCCGACGTTTTGCGTGAGGCAATCGACTACCTGGAGTCCTTAGGATGACGCGCACGGCTTTGGTGCTTGGGGGCAGCGGCTACGTCGGTAGCGAAGTGGTGCGCAGGTTGACGGCGCGAGACGTGCACACGCACTTCACGTTTCATGCGTCTGAGAAGCAGGCTGCCGAGCTGCAAGCGGCGACTTCAGCGCAAGCTCACCGCGTGGATCTGCGGCGCCCGGAAGCAATCCAAGCGCTGTTCGATGAGCTCGGAGCCCAGGGTGTCACGCCGGACGTGTTGATTCACTGTGCGGCGGTTCTCGACACGAGCGCCCCGGACGGGATCAGCAACGGCGACCTCGACGAAGCGTATGCGGTGATCTGCCGCTCAGCGTTGCTCGCGAGCCAGCTAGCGGCGCGCGGCATGAACGATGGTGGCGATATCGTGTTGGTCGGTGCGCTGGATCGCGCTCAGTCGCTTCCCATCCCGACTGCCTTTGCGGCCTGCCAAGGCATGCTGAGCGGTCTCTCCATGGGACTGGCCAAGGAGCTCGGAGCGCGCAACGTGCGAGTGAACTTGCTCACCTTCGGCTTACTCGAGGGAGGCCTTTCGAGGCGCCTCCCGGAAACGACACGCAACGCTTACCTCAACTACAGCGCCGCCAGGCGTTTCGGAACAGCAGCCGAAGCAGCTCGCTCCATCGCGTGGCTCGCGCTGGACAACCGCTACATGAGCGGCAAGGTGGCTGCGTTCAACGGCGGGATCTGACCCGCTTCAAGAAAACCGCGAGCCTCGGACGCCGCGCTCGCCAAGGTCACCAGCGCTTCGTCCCCATGACGAGTGCCAGGTGTTTGGCGGCGTCCGAGGCCAACGGAAAACTCAGATGAACGACAGACGGCTGAAATCCTGAGGCACAACCGGATCGCCTCACCCCAACCAACTTGCCTCGTGCACCAGGGAGCAAACCCGGCGCGTCGGCCAGATTGCGCTGGCATAGCGGTTGCTGTGTTGGCGCTGTGGAAGAGACGTTGGGCAGCTGGAGCCAAGCGAAGCCAAGTGATGGTCGCCTCAAGGCAGGTGCCAAGCTCGTGGTGCGCGTCATCAATCGCGCTCGCGAACACGATGTGCCGATGGTCGCCGGGAGCGTTGCCTTCTTCTGCGTGCTGGCGCTGCTTCCGCTGTCCATCGCGGCGATCAGCGTGTACGGGCTGCTCTTCGATCGTCATGACGTGGTGATCCAGATGCAGAGCCTGGCGCGGGTGTTGCCGTGGCGCGCTCGCCAGCTCCTGACCGTGGAGCTGCTACGTATCGTCGACTCCTCGAGCCTCGGCGCACAACTCGGCTTTGGTCTGGTGTTCTCCCTCTGGAGCGCTTCCTCGGGGACTCAAGCGCTGATCGAGGGGTTGAGCTTGGCGAGGGGCAAGCGAGACACACGGAGCTACCTCAAGCTGCGTGGCTTGGCGATCTTGATGACGCTTGGCATGTTGGTGCTCGGTGGCCTGATGCTGGGCTGGGCCACTCTGACCCCCACGGTTTGGGCTAGCCTCGGCTTGAATGGCAGCGCGCTGCGCGTGGGTCATGTGATTCAGCAGTTGTTCCTGCCAATCATGGTCAGCGCGGGGCTTGCAACCGTCTACCGCTACGCCCCAGATGGCTACGTGCGCACCTGGAGCAACGTGATCCCCGCGGCAATCGCCGGGACGCTGCTTTGGCTTGCTGCTTCGGTTGGGTTGTCGCTGTTTCTCTCTCACGCGGGAGCCTTCGGTCGCACCTACGGCGCGCTAGCTGGGGCGATCGGCCTGTTCTTGTGGTTCTATCTCTCCGCGATGGCGGTATTGATCGGTGCGCAAGTGGAAGCCGAGGTGAACCCTCGTAGTTTGCGTCGGCCGACGCGCCCTCCGGCGAAACCGAGCAAGCGCGCGCTCGAAGAAATCGACGTCGAGCTCAGCCCCCCGCGCAGCCCCTTGCGGGTGCCAACGCGCGAGGCGGAGCTCCACTGACCCTCAGCTGATGAAGCTCGAGATCACGCCGAGCAGGGTTCCTGCCGCTGCCGCTGCCGCGCCACCCATCAGGCACAGCTTGGCGGTCTTCGCGGCGCTGCCCATCAGCTCGTCGCGAGACTTGGAGCTCATGACCAGCGACGCGAACTTCGGCGCGGTGATCAGGTTGCCCTCGTTGCGGCCACACACGTAGAGTCGATTCTGCACGGGCATCACACGCTCGATGCAGGTGAACTTGTTGGCCTTGGAGAGTGTCGGGTTGACGAAGGCATAGTGTCCGAACTGGATCGCCTCATTCTTGCCAACGGCGCCCTTCAAATCCGCCAGGAAACCTTCCTTCTTGGTCTCTTCAAAGGTCTTGTTGAACGGATCGAAGTCGCCCCCCTGGCTTGCATCGACCCGCACGGCGCCAGAGCCATCGTTGAGGAAGAACTCAGCGCACGACTTCTCGTCGACGTAGTCCTTGCTCTTCGTGCTGTCCCCGTCTTTCCACTCCCCCACTACCTTCAGCTCGTAGTAGAGGCACTCCGTCCCGGTCACGGGCGAACGCAGCGGCTGCTGCACTACCACGTCACCTTGCGCGCTGATGGCTCCACGCGGGCCAGCGAGCGCCGCCCCCTTCGTGGCCGCGTCTCCGGTGGACACGAACGGTGCCTTCGAGAGTCGCCCTGCTTTGTACTTCTGCATGGCTCCGAAGATGGCGACGATGATTCCAAGTCCGACGATGATGGCTGCGATACTTCCCATTTTGAATGCTCCTCCCGAGCTCCACGTCGACTGACGTGCGCACGGCTGGCCGACGGCCATTTTCCTTGTGGTAATCCTTCAGACGACGGGCAAAGCCGTGCTGCACGGCTGGCAGCGCGACGCTCGCCGCTCCGC is drawn from Polyangiaceae bacterium and contains these coding sequences:
- a CDS encoding SDR family oxidoreductase → MTRTALVLGGSGYVGSEVVRRLTARDVHTHFTFHASEKQAAELQAATSAQAHRVDLRRPEAIQALFDELGAQGVTPDVLIHCAAVLDTSAPDGISNGDLDEAYAVICRSALLASQLAARGMNDGGDIVLVGALDRAQSLPIPTAFAACQGMLSGLSMGLAKELGARNVRVNLLTFGLLEGGLSRRLPETTRNAYLNYSAARRFGTAAEAARSIAWLALDNRYMSGKVAAFNGGI
- a CDS encoding aminotransferase class III-fold pyridoxal phosphate-dependent enzyme; this translates as MEDYKDLLRHGFDEYRDFINPLISERAALAGEPLKVIRTEEGRIATAKSDWIEDLHGTQAFGHKPAPIIQAMREYLESDAPSWYPARVNPFAGRLARRLAERTGYDNAFFGCTGSDAVEAALKLSRALTKRPKLLALTGGYHGCSYGSVSLMSPGYLRDPFAPFVEGAAHLEFGDVDALRSALRAEDVACVVVEPIQGEGGVRALPRGYIEALCELTKKHGTLLVADEVQTGLGRAGQGFLASERWPRRPDIALLAKHLGGGLMPISAMLTRRELFEQAYGAHFASGESHNTTMGFNALSAVAALSALELLTPELMTRVIDLGARFKLELATALKSSPLVREVRGSGFMLGVSLDSLDHPWLSFEHFGFSDLKHKSVMAPLVCHRLYPRGYFAFSCGHDWSILRMQPRFNIPEERLLAIPDVLREAIDYLESLG
- a CDS encoding SDR family oxidoreductase, translated to MAERLAGKRCLVTGGSRGLGRALCEAMAREGARVAFTYSEDDQDAEDARNAIAALGSEPRVFKGSVADSAHVQRVIKELVTDWQGIDVLVNNAGITQVLPIALLDEADWDLVMDVNVKGAYLMSRAVLRHMIKQKRGHILNIGNFASERVIEAPVHYAASKAALRGFTEALAREVGRYNVQVNLLAPGLLETGMGQALPLHRKKEYLEQCALGRFGTTQELAELCVFLLSDENQLMHGAKLVVDGAL
- a CDS encoding YihY/virulence factor BrkB family protein, with product MEETLGSWSQAKPSDGRLKAGAKLVVRVINRAREHDVPMVAGSVAFFCVLALLPLSIAAISVYGLLFDRHDVVIQMQSLARVLPWRARQLLTVELLRIVDSSSLGAQLGFGLVFSLWSASSGTQALIEGLSLARGKRDTRSYLKLRGLAILMTLGMLVLGGLMLGWATLTPTVWASLGLNGSALRVGHVIQQLFLPIMVSAGLATVYRYAPDGYVRTWSNVIPAAIAGTLLWLAASVGLSLFLSHAGAFGRTYGALAGAIGLFLWFYLSAMAVLIGAQVEAEVNPRSLRRPTRPPAKPSKRALEEIDVELSPPRSPLRVPTREAELH